In Sebaldella termitidis ATCC 33386, one DNA window encodes the following:
- a CDS encoding ABC transporter ATP-binding protein: MYIWKQLWAYTKPYKRFLFYSLFALMLSTTIFIVGTMMTKIIIDKYIMGMFRPVSVSNTIQDEKKSVFYKGKYYTRIEENSKLNILEKNSIILTKEGYVLINSDIADEKAEIKDNRLFINNKESNVGFNILTKDEVWNFYEPYVGSATLAVLSIFILYMAAACLMYTCGYSLRILATKVVFDLRKDAFKQLQKLPVQYFSDYPDGKVVSYIVHDSNAIFGLYENTLLEIVKAVVQVVFIYIAMFLLNVKLASYALLILPIIAVWLYLYRKYVSENFKETREIQSNMNAMMNEQFQGIEVVQAFTHEDESIAEFDVLADDYLEYKRKFAVLSALYTDGMAHTVRRLAITLTLVYFGREFLSGSMILSVGTVFAFVQYVDSAFAPLFWFFGVLNRFERAIVSARRIFDMFLNVPSKELEFSTENLELKGNVEFKNLSFAYDNENYVLKNINLIIPAGNTIGIVGHTGSGKSSLMNVLLRFYDYQKGDIVIDGRSLRDYPVQTYRAHVGMVLQDPVLFSGTLFSNITFNNNDVTEERVLEIMSQIGAQSFIDKQPNGIHESVEDMGRNFSVGERQLIAFARVMVYDPEILILDEATANIDTETEIMIQKALNVISQNRTTFIIAHRLSTVKHADQLIVLNKGNIVERGTHEELVEKDGLYAKMYQSQMREEYTHEVLKNSKENFVLNM; encoded by the coding sequence ATGTATATATGGAAACAGCTGTGGGCCTATACAAAACCATATAAAAGATTTTTATTTTACAGTCTTTTTGCCTTAATGCTTTCCACTACTATATTTATAGTGGGAACAATGATGACAAAGATAATTATAGATAAATATATTATGGGGATGTTCAGACCTGTTTCAGTAAGTAATACAATACAGGATGAAAAAAAATCAGTTTTTTATAAGGGGAAATATTATACCAGAATTGAGGAAAACAGTAAGCTTAATATATTAGAAAAAAACAGCATAATTCTGACTAAGGAAGGATATGTGCTTATAAATTCTGATATTGCAGATGAGAAAGCAGAAATAAAGGATAACAGACTTTTTATAAATAATAAAGAAAGTAATGTCGGATTTAATATACTTACAAAAGATGAAGTGTGGAATTTTTATGAACCGTATGTCGGATCGGCAACACTTGCGGTACTGTCAATTTTTATACTGTATATGGCTGCTGCATGTCTTATGTACACATGCGGATACAGCCTGAGAATACTGGCAACAAAGGTAGTGTTTGATCTGAGGAAAGATGCATTCAAGCAGCTTCAGAAGCTTCCTGTACAGTATTTCAGCGATTATCCTGACGGAAAGGTGGTATCTTATATTGTTCACGACAGTAATGCAATATTTGGATTATATGAAAATACACTTCTGGAAATAGTTAAGGCTGTAGTGCAGGTAGTCTTTATATATATAGCAATGTTTCTGCTGAATGTAAAGCTTGCATCTTATGCATTGCTGATACTTCCTATTATTGCAGTCTGGCTGTATCTTTACAGAAAATATGTTTCGGAAAACTTTAAGGAAACAAGGGAAATACAGTCCAATATGAACGCAATGATGAATGAACAGTTTCAGGGAATAGAAGTAGTTCAGGCCTTTACACATGAGGATGAGTCAATAGCAGAATTCGACGTACTGGCAGATGATTATCTGGAATATAAGAGGAAATTTGCTGTGTTAAGTGCGCTTTATACTGACGGTATGGCTCATACTGTACGCCGTCTGGCTATTACACTGACACTTGTGTATTTTGGAAGGGAATTTTTGAGCGGAAGTATGATTTTATCAGTAGGTACGGTATTTGCGTTTGTACAGTATGTAGACAGCGCATTTGCACCGTTGTTCTGGTTTTTCGGGGTTTTGAACAGATTCGAAAGGGCAATTGTTTCGGCGAGAAGAATATTTGATATGTTTTTGAATGTTCCGTCTAAGGAATTAGAATTCAGTACTGAAAATCTGGAATTGAAAGGAAATGTGGAGTTCAAAAATCTTAGTTTTGCTTATGATAATGAAAATTATGTTTTAAAAAATATAAATCTCATTATACCTGCCGGGAATACAATAGGAATCGTGGGTCATACAGGAAGCGGGAAAAGTTCGCTTATGAATGTTCTGCTCAGGTTTTATGACTATCAGAAAGGTGATATTGTAATAGACGGAAGATCTTTGAGGGATTATCCTGTACAGACTTACAGAGCCCATGTGGGAATGGTTCTTCAGGATCCTGTGCTTTTCAGCGGGACATTATTTTCAAATATAACTTTTAATAATAATGATGTTACTGAAGAAAGAGTTCTTGAGATAATGAGTCAGATAGGCGCACAGAGCTTTATTGATAAGCAGCCGAACGGCATACACGAGTCAGTAGAGGATATGGGAAGAAATTTTTCTGTTGGTGAAAGACAGCTTATTGCCTTTGCAAGGGTAATGGTCTATGATCCGGAGATATTAATACTGGACGAGGCCACTGCAAATATTGATACTGAAACTGAAATTATGATACAAAAAGCTTTGAACGTAATATCACAAAACAGAACTACATTTATTATTGCGCACAGACTTTCTACGGTAAAACATGCAGATCAGCTTATAGTTCTGAATAAAGGTAATATAGTAGAAAGAGGAACACACGAAGAACTTGTGGAAAAAGACGGGCTTTATGCAAAAATGTATCAGTCACAGATGAGAGAAGAGTATACTCATGAAGTTTTGAAAAATAGTAAA
- the malQ gene encoding 4-alpha-glucanotransferase, producing the protein MFPRSSGILLHPSSLYGKYGIGTLGNSAIEFIDFLDRSNQKLWQVFPLGPTGYGDSPYQCFSAFAGNSYLIDLENLINLGLLETADADKAELGSDPKSIDYGLLYKNKLPLLRKAYENYKKADNEQMKFEIEIFKSENSFWLEDYSLFISLKYYFKGQEWSKWDEDILLRKESALKKYKKLLKDDIEYNNFVQYLFFNQWAKIKGYANSKGISIIGDIPIFVAFDSADAWANPEIFLFDKERKPIDVAGVPPDYFSETGQLWGNPLFDWEKLKEGGYKWWIERVRANLKTADIIRIDHFRGFESYWAVPAGEKTAIIGEWRKGPGIDFFNSIKAALGDLPIIAEDLGNLTNEVVELRNETGFPGMKILQFAFDSDEENDYLTHSYDHNCVVYTGTHDNDTITGWYSKASEHDKEYVRDYFDIYTDNEIHWRFIKAAWRSVANMALAPMQDFLGLDSEARMNIPGVADGNWKWRMKEEALTTVLSDEIKRITKLYGR; encoded by the coding sequence ATGTTTCCAAGAAGCTCGGGGATTTTACTGCATCCGTCATCACTATATGGAAAATATGGTATTGGCACATTAGGGAACAGTGCAATAGAGTTTATTGATTTTTTAGACAGGTCAAATCAGAAGCTATGGCAGGTTTTTCCATTGGGACCTACCGGATATGGGGATTCACCATATCAGTGTTTTTCAGCTTTTGCAGGAAATTCTTATCTGATTGATCTGGAAAATTTAATTAATTTAGGTTTACTGGAAACTGCAGATGCAGATAAAGCTGAGCTGGGCAGTGATCCTAAAAGCATAGATTACGGACTTCTTTATAAGAATAAGCTTCCTTTACTTCGAAAGGCTTATGAAAATTATAAAAAAGCAGATAATGAGCAGATGAAATTTGAAATAGAAATTTTTAAATCTGAAAATTCTTTTTGGCTGGAGGATTATTCGCTGTTTATTTCTTTGAAATACTATTTTAAGGGTCAGGAGTGGTCAAAGTGGGACGAAGATATACTGCTCAGAAAAGAAAGTGCTTTGAAAAAATATAAAAAACTTCTGAAAGATGATATAGAGTATAATAATTTTGTGCAGTATCTTTTTTTCAATCAGTGGGCAAAGATAAAAGGCTATGCTAATTCAAAAGGTATCAGTATAATAGGAGATATTCCGATTTTTGTTGCTTTTGACAGTGCAGATGCATGGGCAAATCCGGAAATATTTTTATTTGATAAAGAAAGAAAGCCGATTGATGTGGCAGGTGTTCCGCCTGATTATTTCAGCGAAACAGGACAGCTTTGGGGTAATCCTTTGTTTGATTGGGAGAAATTAAAGGAGGGCGGTTATAAATGGTGGATAGAAAGAGTGAGAGCTAATCTTAAGACGGCAGATATCATAAGAATAGATCATTTTCGGGGATTTGAGTCGTATTGGGCAGTACCGGCAGGAGAAAAAACTGCTATAATAGGTGAGTGGAGAAAGGGACCGGGAATAGATTTTTTTAATTCCATAAAAGCTGCACTTGGTGATCTGCCAATAATAGCTGAAGATCTTGGAAATCTTACAAATGAAGTAGTAGAGCTGCGAAATGAAACAGGGTTTCCGGGTATGAAAATATTGCAGTTTGCTTTTGATTCGGATGAAGAAAATGATTATCTTACACATTCTTATGATCATAATTGTGTAGTGTATACCGGGACACATGATAATGATACGATTACAGGATGGTATTCTAAGGCAAGTGAGCATGATAAAGAATATGTAAGGGATTACTTTGATATTTATACAGATAATGAGATCCACTGGCGTTTTATAAAAGCTGCCTGGAGATCAGTAGCTAATATGGCTCTGGCTCCGATGCAGGATTTTTTGGGACTGGACAGTGAAGCTAGAATGAATATACCGGGAGTTGCTGACGGTAACTGGAAATGGAGAATGAAGGAAGAAGCTTTGACAACAGTTCTATCTGATGAAATAAAAAGAATAACTAAGCTTTACGGAAGATAA
- a CDS encoding DUF1858 domain-containing protein, which translates to MAKVTKEMNIMEAVEKYPIIAQVLMRYGLGCVGCIISTAETLGEGIAAHGLNADIIIEEVNMILDKQEAE; encoded by the coding sequence ATGGCAAAAGTTACTAAAGAAATGAATATCATGGAGGCTGTGGAAAAATACCCTATTATAGCACAGGTGCTTATGAGATATGGTTTGGGTTGTGTGGGATGTATAATATCTACAGCGGAAACTCTTGGTGAAGGGATTGCTGCCCACGGCTTGAATGCTGATATTATCATCGAAGAAGTTAACATGATTTTAGATAAACAGGAAGCTGAATAA
- a CDS encoding ABC transporter ATP-binding protein produces MIKIFRQLGWFIKEMKWRYLLVLLMLLIGDVFSLIVPWITGYTIDQMTMRTLTGSKLTQITIVLVSIIVIGYITTGIWNYIFIQNANILSFKVLKKFFRHIIRMDGKFFKKYQTGDLMSRATEDVNAVSEAVDFGFLMLAEASLYLTLLISSMFVINPKISIIVLIPILIIPFGVDKLEKTIEKLYEERQQSTSVLSNSVLESIVGVRVIRAYAKEREDIEKLLSKSQVTYDKSIAFSKIISLYEPLFIGVFTIAATLAIYFGIMDVFKSNMTTGKLVTYFVYVMMLEWPVFALGAFINTLQRGSGSYERIDAVYNEESDIIIPENPLSLEKIESIEFDNYSFSYPGSQVKSLNSFSIAVKTGETLGIVGTTGSGKTTIIRQLLRQYKLGEGKILINNCGISEYNAENIREHIAYVPQEHIVFSKTVYENIRLGNMNASREDIMAAIEHADFTKDIGTLTNGLETVTGESGVMLSGGQKQRLSLARAFVRAGNVLILDDSLSAVDGKTEENIIRNIAEYYPEMIKIIVAHRLSAVRDANYIIVLQEGTIVEKGTHEELMELRGWYYDQFMEQNTMTTQESEEVE; encoded by the coding sequence ATGATAAAAATATTTAGGCAGCTGGGCTGGTTCATAAAAGAGATGAAATGGAGATATCTGTTAGTGCTTTTAATGCTGCTGATAGGAGACGTATTTTCATTGATTGTTCCATGGATCACAGGATATACAATAGATCAGATGACAATGAGAACGCTCACAGGGTCAAAACTGACACAGATAACAATAGTATTAGTTTCCATAATAGTAATAGGTTATATTACGACAGGTATATGGAACTATATTTTTATTCAGAATGCCAATATTCTTTCTTTTAAAGTACTAAAGAAATTTTTTAGACATATTATCAGAATGGACGGAAAATTTTTTAAGAAGTATCAGACAGGTGACCTTATGTCCAGAGCAACAGAGGATGTCAATGCTGTAAGCGAAGCAGTGGATTTTGGATTTTTGATGCTGGCTGAAGCTTCACTTTATCTGACACTGCTCATTTCCAGTATGTTTGTTATTAATCCGAAAATTTCTATAATTGTTTTGATTCCCATTCTTATAATACCATTTGGTGTAGATAAACTGGAGAAAACAATAGAGAAACTTTATGAGGAAAGACAGCAGTCTACGAGTGTTCTGAGTAATAGTGTGCTTGAATCCATAGTAGGAGTAAGAGTAATAAGAGCATATGCAAAAGAAAGAGAAGATATAGAAAAGCTTCTTTCAAAATCACAGGTAACTTATGATAAAAGTATAGCTTTTTCAAAGATTATTTCACTGTATGAGCCTTTATTTATAGGTGTATTTACTATTGCTGCCACACTTGCAATCTATTTTGGAATTATGGATGTATTCAAAAGCAATATGACAACAGGTAAACTGGTTACGTATTTTGTTTATGTAATGATGCTGGAATGGCCTGTTTTCGCACTTGGTGCTTTTATTAACACATTACAGAGAGGCAGCGGGTCTTATGAAAGAATAGATGCTGTCTATAATGAAGAAAGTGATATAATTATTCCGGAAAATCCTTTGAGTCTGGAGAAAATCGAAAGTATAGAATTTGATAATTACAGTTTTTCTTATCCAGGTTCTCAGGTAAAAAGCCTTAATTCATTCAGTATAGCTGTAAAAACCGGTGAAACACTGGGAATAGTGGGGACAACAGGAAGTGGGAAAACTACTATTATTCGTCAGCTTTTACGTCAGTATAAATTAGGAGAAGGAAAAATTCTGATAAATAACTGCGGCATATCGGAGTATAATGCGGAAAATATAAGAGAACATATAGCTTATGTGCCTCAGGAGCATATTGTCTTTTCAAAAACCGTTTATGAAAATATCAGATTAGGAAATATGAATGCTTCCCGTGAAGATATAATGGCAGCTATAGAGCATGCAGATTTTACAAAGGATATAGGAACATTAACAAACGGTCTTGAAACAGTAACCGGTGAATCGGGAGTTATGCTTTCAGGTGGGCAGAAGCAGAGACTGTCTCTGGCGAGGGCCTTTGTGAGAGCCGGGAATGTTTTGATTCTGGATGATTCATTATCAGCCGTTGACGGGAAAACGGAAGAAAATATAATCAGAAATATTGCGGAATATTATCCGGAGATGATAAAAATTATAGTGGCTCACAGATTATCGGCAGTAAGGGATGCGAACTACATAATTGTTCTTCAGGAAGGTACTATAGTGGAGAAAGGGACTCACGAAGAGCTCATGGAGCTTAGGGGCTGGTATTATGATCAGTTTATGGAGCAAAATACAATGACAACTCAGGAATCAGAGGAGGTGGAATAA